The nucleotide window CAGGACGCGATCGACCGGTTCAAGGAGCACGGCCACACCGGGCACGACACGAACCCCGATTCCCGTACGCACGCAGGAGGGGAGCTATGAAACGACGATGGTTCGGCAGGCGCGGCGCGGTCGTGCTCGCCATCGGCTCGGTCCTGGCGGCCGGAGCTCCGCTGATGGCGATGCCCGTGGCCGCAGCGGCCCCGGCGGCGAACGTGCCGGTGAACGTCCTCGTCTTCCACGGCGCGGCGGCCGGCCAGAAGGACCCGGTCCTGCGCGCGGCCGACGCGATCGCCCGGCTGGGCGGGGACAACGGCATCACCGTCACGGCGTCGCAGGATCCCGCCGTGTTCAACACCGCCAACCTGGCCCGCTACCGCGGTGTCGTGTTCCTGTCCGCGCAGGGCGTCACGCTGAGCCGGGAGCAGGAAGGCGCGCTGCAGGCGTACATGAAGGCCGGCGGCGGGTTCCTCGGCATCTCCGACGCCGCCCGCGCGCAGGACTCGTCGCAGTGGTTCACCGGCCTGATCGGGGCGCGCCCGGTCGGCGCCCGGCCCACGCCCGAGGCGGTGGCGTCGGTGACCGCGAGCGGGGAGAACCCGCCGAACGAAACCAAGGAGAAACTGGCCGACAACAACGAAAACACGAAGTGGCTGACGTTCGCGACCACCGGCTGGGCCGCCTACAAGATGGCCACCCCGGTCGCGGTCAGCAGCTACGCGCTGGTGTCGGCGAACGACTTCCCGGGCCGCAACCCGAAGAACTGGACCCTGCAGGGGTCCGCGGACGGCAGCACCTGGACCGACCTGGACACGCGCACGAACGAGACGTTCACCGACCCGTTCCAGACCCGGACGTTCACCTTCGCCAACACCACGGTCTACCCGAACTACCGGCTGAACATCACCGCGAACGCGGGTGAGCCGATCATCCAGCTCGCGGACCTCAAGCTGTTCAAGGACACCTCGACGACCCCGCCGCCGCCGGAGCCGGCACCGCAGCAGGCCGTCGTCGACGTCCTCGACGCCAAACACCCGGCCACCGCCGGGCTGCCGCAGAACTGGACGCGCACCGACCGCTGGCTCAACTGGGAAACCAACCCGGTCGGCACGGTCCACACCGTCGCCCAGGTCGAGGAGAAGGGCTACCAGCCGGGCGTCGGCGCGAACGGCCCGTTCCACCCGATCTCGTGGTGCCGCGACTACGACGGCGGCCGCTCCTTCTACACCGGCATGGGCCGCACCGAAGCTTCCTACGGCGAAGGGCAGTTCCGCGACCACCTGCTCGGCGCCCTGCGCTGGACCACCGGCATGGTCCGCGGCGACTGCCAGGCCGGGATCGCCGCGAACTACAAGGTCGAGCGGCTCACCGGCAAGAACGCCGCCGGGCAGCTCGACCAGATCGGCGAGCCGCACGGGCTCACCATCGCACCGGACGGCAAGGTCTTCTACATCGGCAAGGCGGCCTGCCCGACCGGGCCGGTGGTCAGCTGGGACGACCCGAACGTCGGCCTCGGCTGCGGCACGATCCACCAGTGGGACCCGGCCACCAAGAAGGTCAAGCTGCTCACGACGTTGCGCGTGATGGGCAACCGCGGCAGCGGCGACGAGCTGGTCAAGAACGAAGAAGGCCTGCTCGGCATGGTGCTGGACCCGAAGTTCACCGAGAACGGCTGGTTCTACGCCTACTGGATGCCGCACGACTCGATCGACCGCGACAAGCGGATCGGCAAGCGCACGATCTCGCGGTTCACCTACAACGCGACCGCGCAGACGATCGACCAGGCCACCCGCAAGGACCTGATGTCCTGGGACGTGCAGATCCACAGCTGCTGCCACGCCGGCGGCGGGATGGCGTTCGACAAGGACGGCAACCTCTACGTCGGGTCCGGGGACAACAACTCCTCGGGCGGCTCGAACGGCTACTCCGGCAACAACTGGACGCTCGAGTACAAGGGCCTGTCGTTCCAGGACGCGCGCCGCACGGCGGGCAACACGAACGACTACGGCGGCAAGATCCTGCGGATCCACCCGGAGCCGAACGGCACCTACACGATCCCGCCGGGGAACCTGTTCCCGAACGGGCCGTCGGACAAGACGCGCCCGGAGATCTACGTGATGGGCGTCCGCAACATCTCGCGGCTGCAGATCGACCCGGTGCACAACTGGCTGACCGCGGGCTGGGTCGGCCCGGACGCGCCCGCGCCGAGCCCCGAGCTCGGGCCGGCGAAGTACGAGACGGCCACGATTATCACCGAGGCGGGCAACCACGGCTGGCCGTACTGCATGGGCAACCGGCAGCCCTACCGCGACCGCAGCAGCACCAACGCCGCGGAACTCACCGGCTGGTACGACTGCAACAACCCGATCAACACCTCGCCGCGCAACACCGGGCTGGTCAACCTGCCGCCGATCAAGGACAACATGATCTGGTACTCGCCGGACGGCGGCGGCCCGGTCTTCCCGAAGCGGCCGGGCAGCTCCATCCCGACGTACAACGCGGCGGACGCCACCTACACCCAGCCGTACCTGCGGGGCGGCGGCCAGGCGGTCATGTCCGGGCCGACGTACCACCGCTCGCTGGTCAACCCGAACAGCGGTGTCGCGTGGCCGGAGTACTGGGACAACAAGTGGTTCATCGCCGACGAGGCCAACTCGCAGAACCGGGTCGCGGTGACCGTCGACCCGGCCGAGGTGCCCACGCACCAGCCGCCGGTGTTCGCCGAGACGTTCCGGCAGATCATCCCGGGCGGCGCGGGTGACACGCGGGTGCAGAGCTGGATGGACGCCAAGTTCGGGCCGGACGGCGCGTTGTACGTGCTCGACTACGGCAACGGCTTCTTCTCCCTGGACGCCAACCAGAAGCTGCTGAAGATCAGCTACACCGGTGGCGCGCCGACGCCCGCCCCGGCGGCGTCGTCGACCATGGTGCAGAACAAGGCGCTGACGGCGGCGTTCACCGGGTCGAAGTCCGGCGGCGTGTCCTACCGGTGGGAGTTCGGCGACGGCTCGGTGTCCACCCAGGCCGACCCGCGGCACACCTACCCGCGCACCGGGATCTTCACCGCCAAGCTGACCGTGACCTACGCGAACGGTGAAGCGGTGACGACCCGGGCGTCGGTGAACGTCGGCTGTGCGGTGGCCGATCCGGGCCCGGCGGTGACCTTGGGCGACACGCTCACGAAGGTGGTCAACCGCAACGCCGGCGGTGGTTGCACGGTGGACGACTTCCTCGACGACGAAAGCACGTGGAGCACCCACGCCGCCTTCGTCAACCACGTCGAGCAGGCCACCGAAACGCTCTCCGACCTCGGGGTGCTGTCCGACGCCGAGGTGGCGGAACTGAACGCGGCCGCCGCGGCGTCACCGATCGGGAAACCGGGCACGACCGGCTACGACGCGCTGTTCGACGGCACGGCGGAGTCGTTGCGGGCCTGGGCACAGGCGCCGTCGGGGCAGTTCACGCTGCAACCCGACGGGTCCATCCGGGCCGGCGGCGGGCTGGGCATGCTGTGGTACGCGCAACGGCAGTTCGGCGACTTCTCGGTGAAGGTGCAGTTCAAGGACATCGCGCCGGATCCCGGCCGGGCCAACAGCGGCGTGTTCGTCCGGTTCCCGGACCCGCGGACACCCCTCGAACAGCGGCCGCCGGGCAGCTGCGGGACGGTCGGGTCGGCGCGGACGTCGCAGGCCTGGGTGGCCATCTACTGCGGCCACGAGATCCAGATCTACGACGGCGACACCGGCGAGCCGCAGAAGACCGGGTCGGTCTACAACTTCGACCCCCGCCCGCTCGACCAGGCGGGCGCGCGGCCGAAGGGCACGTGGAACGAGTACGAGATCAAGGTCGTCGGGCAGCACTACACGATGATCCGCAACGGCGTGGTGATCAACGAGTTCGACAACACGCCCGGGCAGCAGTCGTCGCGCGCGGGTGACCCGCCGACCGACCTGCGGCAGTTCGTCAGCGGGTTCATCGGGTTGCAGAACCACAGCGACAACGACCTGATCGAGTTCCGCAACATCCGGGTGCGGCAGCTGTAGGCCTGCCGCGGCCGTCGTGGGTGGTAAGGCGGGTTCCAACGCGCCTTACCACTCACGAGCCCCACTCGAGGAAGGGTTCCCCGCGATGTCCCCACGACTGATCGCCCTGCTGCTGACCGCGTTCCTGGCGGTGCTCGGGCTGGCGACGCCCGCGGCGGCGGCCCCGGTCCAGACGCTGACCTGGACCGGGAACAACAGCACCACCGAGTACGCGTCCGCGCCGACCGGCGCCCGGCCCGGCGAGACCACGATCGTCTTCGAGAACAGCGAAGCCACCGGCAACACCACCGGGATGTCGCACACCCTGACGTTCGACACGACGACACCGGGCTACAACCACGACGTCACCCTGAACATCCTGGCCAACCCGTTCGACCCGCAGGACGGCCGGCACGAGGCCGTCGTGATGCTGACACCGGGCAAGTACCGCTACTACTGCACCATTCCCGGCCACACCGCGATGGCGGGCGAGTTCGTCGTCTCCGACGGCACCGGCGACACGATCCCGCCGACCGTGACCGCCGCGGTGACGGGCGATCGCGATCCCGCCGGCAACTACGTCGAATCGGCCACGGTCACGCTTTCGGCCGAGGATGCGGGATCCGGCGTGGCGTCGGTCGAGTACCAGCTCGACGGCGGCACGTGGACCGCGTACGCCGCACCGGTGGTGGTGACCGCGGTGGGCATGCACATGCTGCACTACCGCGCGACCGACGTCGCCGGGAACACGTCCGAAGAAGGCATGGCGCACTTCACGGTCGTCGACGGTCCGGGCGACACCACGCCGCCGACGGTGACCGCCTCGGTCGCGGGAGACCGGGACGCGGCGGGCAACTACCTCGACGTGGCCACGGTTTCCCTGACGGCCACCGATGCGGACTCCGCCGTCCGGTCGGTCGAGTACCAGCTGGACGGCGGCGCCTGGACGCCGTACGCCGCACCCGTCGCGGTGACCGGTGCGGGCGCGCACATGGTCCACTTCCGGGCGACCGATGCCGCCGGGAACACGTCACCGGAGGGCATGGCGAGCTTCACGGTGGTCAAGCGCGACACGACCGCTCCGGCCGTGTCGGCTTCGGTGGCCGGCACGCAGGACGGCGACGGCAACTACGTCGGCAAGGCGACGGTCACGGTGACGGCGTCGGACACCGGTTCCGGCGTCGCCGCGGTGGAGTACAAAGTGGACGGTGGAGTGTGGACCGCTTACAGCGCACCGGTTCCGGTGTCCGCGGTGGGCGCGCACACGGTGGCCTACCGCGCTCGCGACGTCGCCGGCAACGCGTCCGCGGAGGGCTCGGTGGCGTTCACGGTGGTCGCCGGCGGGGACACCACGGCACCGGCCGTGGCGCTGCAGCTGCGCGGCAACCAGGACGGCGGCTGGAACTACGTGGGCTCGGCGACCGTGACGGTGACCGCGACCGACGCGGAGTCCGGAGTGGGCTTCGTCGAGTACAAAGTGGACGCTTCGGCGTGGACCAGGTACACGGCGCCGGTGGTGGTCTCGGCGCTCGGGGCGCACACCGTGCGGGCCCGGGCCACCGACGTCGCCGGCAACGTCTCGGCCGAGCTGACGGGTTCGTTCACGGTGGTCGCGGCCCCACCGCCGCCGGACGCCTGCCCGTCGTCGGACACCCGGGAGACGGTGGTGATCGGCGGGGTCGACAGCCAGGTGGCGAACACCGACACCGGCAACGGCTGCACGATCAACGACGTCATCGACGAGAACGCGGAGTACGCCTCCCACGAGCGGTTCGTCAAGCACGTGAAGGCGGTGACGCAGGAGCTCGTGGCCAACGGCGTGCTGTCCTCCGGCGACCGCAACCGGATCGTGACGGCGGCGATCGAGTCCGGCGTCGGCGGTGGTTTGGCACCGGCGGACGGGGGTAAGCGGAAGGCCTGAGCCCGCGACCGAAGGAAGTGCCGGATGCCCGCGTTGACCCGCGTCCTCGGAGCGGTGACCGCCGCCTACAGCGCCACGATCATCGTCGCGCCGCGCGTGCTGGCCAAACCGTGCGGCCTGACCACGCCGGCGGGCGGGGTCACCGCGGACGTCCGCACCCTGATCGCCGGCATCGGCGCCCGCGACGCGGCCATTGGCCTGGCGATGGTGTTTGCGCCCGAGGGCAGGCCGCTGCGGGTGGCACTGGCGGCCCGGGTGGCCTCCGACGCGGCGGACGCGGTGGTGTTCGGCACCGGCCTGCCCGACCGGTCGGCGCGGGCGAAGGTGGCGGCGTTCGCGGCAGGCTGGGCGGCCCTGTGCGCGGCGTCGGCGCTGGTGAAGTGACGAAACGGCCCGGCCGGGATCTCCCGGCCGGGCCGTCCTGCACCCTAGTGGTCGTTGAGGTAGTAGTGCTGGCTCGAGTGCTGGTAGTTCGGGCCGAGGTAGATCCCGACGCCGATGTTCCAGTGTTCCGGGAGGTCGTGCGTGCCGCCGTCGGAAGCCCTGGCCGTGGCGCACGAGCCCAGTCCACCGGAGGCGGTGAGCGTGTAGCGGGTGTCGTAGGCGCCCGGAACGGAGCTCTCCTCGACGGAGATGTTGGCCCGCGGGGCGAGCCCGTCGGCCGCCGTGTCGCAGAGGGAGACGACGTCGCCGTTCTCCTCGATGTAGATCGTGCCACCCTTGGCGCCGTCCGTGGTGGTCCACGTGTGGTCCCAGCTGCCGCCGGGCGGGTCCACGGCGGCCGACGCCGAGGTGGCGCCCAGCAGTGTCCCGCCGGCGACGAAAGCCGTCGTCGCGGCCAAGGCCGCGATCTTGTTGCGCATCATTTGACTCCGTTCTGACCCCAGTGGCCGAGAGCGCCGAAATCGTCGCTCTCGCCGGGCCGACGGTTCCAGCCGCGCCGGGACAGCGTCAAGCGGCCTCGAAACGTTTTACCTCTGCCCGAAGGGTGTTCGGCTGCGGCAACCTCCGTGGGCGTTGTCGCAACCTGCGGAATCGGTATTCACAGGGTGGACAATGGCGTTGAAAAGGGGAGCATTCGGTCAGGGTGTGTCGGCGCTCGGCAGCACGACCGTCGCGCTGGTGCCGGGCGGAAGCAATGCGCTGCCGGGGGCGGAATCCGCAGCGTCGGAGGCAACCGAACCGGAGGCACCACCATGACCGCAACACCCGTCCACGATCATCCCGCCGACGTCCGCCCCCACGACGAAAACCGCGCCGCCGGGCCCGCCGCCCGGCTCAGACTTCCGAGGCCGACGAATGCTCGGCGGCGAACCGGGCCAGTTCGTTGCGGTCGCGGACCGAGGTCTTCATCAGCAGGGCCGCCACGTGCTTCTCCACCGTGCGTGGGGAGATGTGCAGGCGTGCGGCCAGTGCCTTGTTGCTGAGCCGGAAGGCCAGCAGTTCGAAGACCTCGAACTCGCGCAGTGTCACGCCGATCGCGCGCAGGCTTTCGGGCACCCGTTCGGTTCCGGTGCGGCGTTGCTGCACCGACGCACCGGCTCGGCGCAGCAGGGCGCGGCACGCGCTGGCCACCGGGATCACGTCCGCGTCGTGGAAGTGGCTTTCGGCTTCGCGCAGCCATTCCGCGGGCTCGCCCCAGCCGTCGTCGACGGCGGGCTCCGCGGCCAGGCGCAGGCCCAGCGGGCGGGCGACGCCGAACGGGGTGGCCGCCTGTGCCGCGCGCCGCATCGCCGCGGCGGCGGCCTCGGGCGCGTGGTCGCGGCCGTGCAGCACCGCCTCGGCCAGCAGCACGAACTGGCGGTTCCAGCGCATCCCGCCCGCGGCACCGGCGGCGACCCGCCGGTGGTCGGCCCAGGCCGCGTCGCCGGCGATGACGTCCAGCAGCAGCTTCAGGCCGTGGGTCCCGGCGAGGTGGAACGTGCTCTGCTGCCGCGCCTGGTCGGCGGCGAGGGTCTCCAGCTCGGCGCGGGCGGTGTCGCGGTCCTCCTCCAGCAGCGAACAGAAGACCTGGGCCAGCCCGCGCGCGAGCGGCGCCTCCGGGCCGGAATCGCCGCCCCCGCGCCGGAAGTCGCCGAGTGCGGTCTCCATCGCGCGGCGGTCGCCGCGGTGGCCCGCCAGCACCGCCTGTGCCATTTGGACGTAGCGGCTGACGGCGAACAGCTTGATCCGGGAGGCCTCCGCGTAGCACGCGTCGAGCCGCGGGCCGGCCTCGGCGAACCGGCCGCACAGCACGGAATGCAGGCCCAGCACGGCTTCCGCGTTGTAGGCCAGGCTGATCCCGCCGGTGCGCAGCGCCTCGGCGCGCGCGGTCTCGAGGCCGGACGGGTCCGCCTCCGTGAGCCAGGCGTTGCCGCCGAGCCCGACCAGCGCGTAGTTGCGCCAGTTCGTCAGCCGGTGCTCGGCGGCGGCGTCGAGCATCCGCCGGAAGCACTCGTCGGACTCGGTCATGTCCCGCTCGCGCACGACGAACCCGACCGCGTAGAGCGCCTGGCACGCCGTCGACGGCGAGCCGATCCGCTCGGCACCCTCGACCGCGCGGCGGCCCAGCTCCTCGCTGCGGCGCACCCGGTCGGGGGCAGGCCCGGACATCGAGAGGTAGGCGTCGACGGCGTCCACCGCCACGGACTCCTCGTCGAGCCCCGTCCCCGGCAGCAGCGCCCGCGCCGCGGCGACCTGCTCGAAGCCCTCCGCCCAGCGGCCGGCGACCTGCGCCGCCCACGCCAGGCGGACGTGCACGCGGATCTGGCGCGCGGGATCGCGGCCGTCGGCGGGCCGCAGCGAGCGGGCGACCTTGACCGCGCGGTCGAACTGCCCGGCCTCGGCCAGCGCGAACAGCAGCAGCTCCAGCAGGTCCCGGTAGCGGCCGGACTGCTCGGCACCGCGGTCCGCGTCGTCGCCGAGCAGGTTCACCGCGTGGTCCAGCACCGCGATCGCCGACCCCGGCGCGCCTTCGGCCAGCGCGCGCTGGGCGGCCTCGCGGTACAGGTCGGCGGCGGCCCAGCGGTCACCGGCGCCCAGCCGCAGCGACGCGGCCAGGCTGCACAGCTCGCCCGGCAGATCGGGGTGCAGCTCCACCACGGCGTCAGCCGCCTTCGCCGACAGCGCCACGCGTTCGGCCGGGTTGAGCAGGGTCAGCAGCGCTTCGGCGGTGAGCGGGTGGCGGAAGGCGTACCAGTCTTCGCCGCGCTCGTCGGTGGTGAGCAGCTGGGCGGCGACGGCGGACTGCAGGTGGCCGAACAGGCTGCGGTCGTCCAGCTCGCTCACCCGCTGCACCACCGAAAGCGGGAACCGGCGGCCGAGCACCGCGGCGATGGCGAGCAGCTGCTTGCCGCGTTCGCCGAGGCGGTCGGCGCGGCGGGTGATGATCGTGACGAGCGTCGAGGGCACGGCGCTGCGGCCGTGCCCGGTGAACCGCCAGCCCGCGGCGCCGTTCACCAGCTCGCCCGCCGCCACCATGCTGTGCAGGAGTTCCTCGACGACCAGGGGGTTGCCGGCGCTGTCGGCGAACAGGCGCTCGGCCACGTCCGCGGACACCTGGTCGGGTTCGGCGCCGAGCGAGGACGCCACCACGTCCCGCACCTCGGCCGGGCCGAGACTGTCCAGCGGCATGAGGAAACCCTCGCCGCGCCGGGTGGCGGCGTAGGCCGCGTCCAGCGCGGGCGAGGGTTCGGCGCGCAGGGTGGCCAGCACGACCACCGGTTGCGTGCGGACGTTGGCGGCCAGGTACTCCACCACCGCCAGGGTTTCCACGTCGGCGTCCTGGAGGTCGTCGACGACGAACAGGCAGCCGCGGCCCGCGCCGGCCAGCCCGGTGAGCCGCAGCGTCGCCTCGGCGAGCACGACGAGCGAGGAGTCGCCCGCGGTGTCGGCGCCGGCGGCCCAGTCCGGGATCAGCCTGCCGAGCACCGACCGGTACGGCCCGAGCTGTTCGACCAGCTCGCGGCCGCCGCCGGTGCGGGCGAGGGAGAGCAGTGCCTCGGTGAGCGCCCGGAAGGGCACGGCGGGACCGGTGGTGCTGCCGCGGCCCCGCAGCACCACCAGTCCCGCGTCCAGGGCGTGGCCCACCGCTTCGGCGGCGAGCCGGGTCTTGCCGATACCGGGTTCCCCCGTGACGAACAGGGCCGATCCGGAAGAGCGGCGAGCGTCGTGCAACACCCGCCCGATCTCTTCGATCTCCGTTCCTCGGCCGACGAGAGCGGGGGCACGGGTGCGCATGCGCCAACCTTAGAGACCGGACTCACGAATTCGGTGGTCTTGCGGTGGAGATTCCACTGTTCGGACGGCAGGATTGGCGATGTTGTCACGCTTTGTGCCGTAGTGAGCACGTCACGCGTGCGTGTGGTTGCTCACCACGGTGCTGATGTCCATCGTGACGACGGCGGCGCCGGCCACACCGAGGGTCAGCCCGGCCAGAATCCCCGCCCGGACACCGATCTTCTTTCTGGCACCAGGCGTGGCGTCGCCGAGCGGGCTGTCCGCCGCCGGGGTGGCGGGGGTCGCGTCGAATTCGCCGGCGTTGGTGTCGTTGCGCATCTTCACTCCCGTGATGAGGTGTTTCGCGGTTATTTCCCAGTAAGGCCCGAAGGTTCCAGCAGCAGAACCGACGGAACCCGTTCGGCAAAACCGACCCGCAACAACCCGAAACCGATACCCCCGGTTCCGGTCAGCAGACCGGGACTTGCTACTCCGTGCGGAGTACCGCACTGGAGCCCGTGCCCTTCCACTGCGCCCACGAGGCGCGAGGTCGCCCTCCGCAAGGCGGAGACGGCCGGTTCGTGACCCTGCCCGGCCAGCACCACAAGTGCTTCGAGGGTGCCGAGCTCACCGTGACAGAGAGATTGATCGGACGACGGCGGCCGGGCGGCCACCGCGGTCGAGAAGGCATCCGCCCTGCGCGCGGCGGCGGTGCCGGGTTGCAGGCCGGCGGAACCCGGGGCGGCGGCTGTGGCGAGGACCTGACCGGCCAGGCCCGAGCACCAGCCCAGGTTGGCGTCCAGGGGGATGGCTGCGGTGGCGCCGGCTTGGCCGACCCCCGCGGTGGCGCCGGCTTGGCCCGAGCGCTCGCCCGGGTTGCCGGTCAGCGGGTTCGCCGTGGTCGCGGCGGCCCAGTCGCCCCGCGCGGTGGCGCCGGCCTCGCCCGGGTTGCCGGTCAGCGAGTTCGCTGCGGCCGCGCCGGCTCGACCCGGGTCACCGGCCACCGAGTCGGCCGCGGTGGCGCCGGCCCAGCCGAGCCCCGCGCCGGCTCGGCCCAGGCCGCCGCCCGCCGAGTCCGCCGTCGTGCCGGCTCGGCCGAGGGCCCAGTCCACGCCCGCCGTGCCCCAGAGAAAACCCGGGGCCGTGGGGCGCGGCGCTCCGGCGAGCCGCCGGGAGAGCGTGGCGGCCAGCGCGGCCGCTTCGGGCAGCCCGCTTTCCGCGTACACGGCGTGCATCGCCGCCAGGGCGCCCGCGGTGCCTTCGCCGACCCCGGCGGGCGCGGCCGCGTCGGCGGCGGCCGTCGCGGCGATCGCGGCGGGCAGGCAGGCGGTGAGCGCGCTGTCGCCCAGGAGGGAAGCCAGCCGGGCCAGTGCGTAGCAGATTCCGCCCAGTCCGAAGAACCCGCCGGAGCCGACTTCGCGTGCCAGCTCGGGGTGTTCGGCGAGGACCTCGACCAGCACCGGCAGCGTGCGCACGGCCTTCGCGGCCAGCTCGGAGTACCGGGCCGTGCCGGTCAGGTCGCCGAGCTGGGCGAGGAACAGGGCCGTGCCGCAGTAGCCCTCGGCGAGGCCCGCGCCCATCGGCAGCACCAGCCAGTGCCTGCCTTCCAGCAGCTCGAGGCCGACCCAGTTGGCCCGGCCGTCGTCGTGGGCGGCGCGGGCGACCAGGTCGTCGCCGATCGCGGAGGCCAGCGCGAGCAGGTGCTGGCTGTCGGGCACCACGGCGGCGACCGCGCCGGGCAGTGGCGTGCCGGCGCTGTGGCGGACCTCCGGGCGGCGGGTGGCGAGGGTGGCTTCGACGAACCACTCCTGCTCGCGCAGGTCCTCCGCACTCAGCTGCGCGATCTTCGCGCGGGCCTGGTCGAGGCCGCTCGCGGCCAGCAGGCCGGGCAGCACGGTGCCGGTCCCGGTGGTGACGTCGACCGAGTCCGCGGCGGCGGTGAACACCGGCACGTCGCCGGCGCACAGCTCGGCGATCTCGTGGGGCACCAGCGCGGGCAGGTGGGCCTTCCCCTGGTCCTCGGCGAGGGCGGCGAACGCCTCGGGCCGGGCGGCTCCATCGGCCAGGTGCGCCGGGTGCGTCGCGGCGGTCAGCAGCGTCGCGTAGACCTGCGTCGGCCGCATGACGAGCCGGATCTCCTCGCCCGCGAACCGGGCCAGCGCGCCCTCGAGCAGCTCGGCGCGGCGGTCCACCAGGGACTCGTAGGCCGCGCGGAAGCCGCTCAGCAGGCTCTGCCGGTACA belongs to Amycolatopsis tolypomycina and includes:
- a CDS encoding type 2 lanthipeptide synthetase LanM family protein; protein product: MSQTVERPEQAPHEAPAWWTAARLPGEAGAAETAGGGRPGWARLADSVLASLPVDGDWPAPVEADGDRVFRHAVLPFAAAARELLVERVPAAEGVWAGVETWLCGQLTALAARTFVVELHSAGKAGLLRGTTGRDRFVDFLRLLGGRGYLTEVLGRHPLLARLLAQTCLRTVEAVAELLTRFAADRAALRDGLLAGSAAELSELTLGAGDVHSGGRAVALLGFADGRRLVYKPRPLGLLARWGELLRWFAEERPGLAPRPLGVLARDGYGWAEYVPARPCADQAGVELFYRRQGALLALLYALDATDMHCENLVACGDQPMLVDVETLFHPAFTSLTRNGPDPAAAALHRSVARTALLPTLMLGEHGALDVSAFGGGNGEQSPGEVPHWTGAGTDDMRLAHGPRPYAGGANRPVLAGAEVDAGMYRQSLLSGFRAAYESLVDRRAELLEGALARFAGEEIRLVMRPTQVYATLLTAATHPAHLADGAARPEAFAALAEDQGKAHLPALVPHEIAELCAGDVPVFTAAADSVDVTTGTGTVLPGLLAASGLDQARAKIAQLSAEDLREQEWFVEATLATRRPEVRHSAGTPLPGAVAAVVPDSQHLLALASAIGDDLVARAAHDDGRANWVGLELLEGRHWLVLPMGAGLAEGYCGTALFLAQLGDLTGTARYSELAAKAVRTLPVLVEVLAEHPELAREVGSGGFFGLGGICYALARLASLLGDSALTACLPAAIAATAAADAAAPAGVGEGTAGALAAMHAVYAESGLPEAAALAATLSRRLAGAPRPTAPGFLWGTAGVDWALGRAGTTADSAGGGLGRAGAGLGWAGATAADSVAGDPGRAGAAAANSLTGNPGEAGATARGDWAAATTANPLTGNPGERSGQAGATAGVGQAGATAAIPLDANLGWCSGLAGQVLATAAAPGSAGLQPGTAAARRADAFSTAVAARPPSSDQSLCHGELGTLEALVVLAGQGHEPAVSALRRATSRLVGAVEGHGLQCGTPHGVASPGLLTGTGGIGFGLLRVGFAERVPSVLLLEPSGLTGK